CTCATAGCGCCATCACGGCCAATGGTGATCTTCCGGCTGAAGCCGATCAATTGATCGATCTCCTGGAACAGGCTCTTTAGGCGAGGAGAGGGAACTATGAAACGTAATACCATCATTGCCATACTCGCTGGGCTTCTGCTGGTGGCAGGCCTGGTCACGGCGACCAGCGCCATGTCCCCAGCGGTGGAAATCGACGAGAGGATGGTGGCGGCCGCTAACCAGCTCTATCGTTCTGGACATCACAGTGAGTCAGCTCAACTCTACGAACAACTGGTGGAACAAGGCGCCCGGGACAGCGGTCTCTTTTACAATCTGGGTAACGCCTACTTCCAGCAGGGAGATAGGGAGCGCGCCATCCTGAACTACGAGCGTGCTCTGCAACTGGCCCCCCGCGACGCTGACATCAGACACAATCTTGATCTGGCGCGCGCTGAGGCTGGCAGCCTGCCCTGGCAGGAAGCTGAGGGTCCCCTCGACACGCTGGCTGAAGTGAGTCGTCGCTGGCTTACGGTTGATGAGCTGGCCATGATTGCTCTCTCAGCCTGGTTTTTCCTGGGGTTCCTGATCTTTTTGCGGCGCCAGAAGCGCTCGGGCGATATGCCTGCGCTACTGCGCTACGGGACACTGGTTGTTCTGGTGTTGCTTCTGGTAAGTGCCCTGTCACTGGGCAGTCGGTTGGTATCCGGGCAGATACAGCCCGGCGGCGTCATCGTCGCCTCCCAGGTGGCCCTGAGCGATAGTCCGGGCAGACGGCCGGTGGTGGTCGGTGAACGGTGGTCTTCGGGCGGCGGTCCGCTGTCAGTGGTCGGCGGCCTGTCGTCGGCAGGGGGATCGCCCCAACTGTGAAACATCAGTGAATTACAGAAAACACGTTGACCCCCGATGAATACGATCTTAACGGATTGACCAAGGAGCGCACTCATGTCAGAGCTCAAAGCCCCGACTGGCCTGTTTTTCGAAGATTATCTGATCGACGGTTCTATTGTCAGCCAGGGGCGTACCATCACAGAAACAGACATCGTCAACTTCGCCGCCTTTAGCGGCGACTGGAATCCACTGCATATCGATGCTGAAGTGGCCGGAGAATCCCAATTCGGCGAGCGAATCGCTCATGGTTTGCTGGTGCTATCGATCGCTTCAGGTCTTTCCGAGCGCCTGGGCTTTCTGGGTGGCAACGTTTTGTTCTTCAAGGAACTGATTTGGCAGTTTCGGGCAGCAGTCATGATGGGTGACACCATCCGTGTCAAGGCTACGGTTTCCGAATTGAGGCCTGTGCCCAGATTGGGTGGTGGTTACGTCACCTTCAAGGTTCAGGTACTGAACCAGGCTGACAAGGTGGTTCAGCGAGGCAGCTGGATACTGTTGATCAAGAGCAAAGAGGAATGATCTGCTGACGGAGTGGGCGACACAGGTCAGGGGCCAGGGCCTACCTGGATAAGGGTCCGTCGGGCGTCCTGAACGCCTTCGTGTACCACAGCGATGATTACTGTCTGTTCTCCTGCCGCCCCTGCCTCAAGACCCACGGCGGCCGTCACGACCTCATTGGCAGGCACGTGTATCGCTTGCTCCGGCACGCGAACGTTCATGCCGTCGGTGGCTTGAGCCGCCAGGCTGACTGTCATGGCCTGGGCGCTATAGTTGTAGATGCGGACGGGGGCAAACAGCGATTCGCCAACACTCATTTCCCCGGGGAAATCGGGCTCCAAAAAGAGGGGTTGGAATACAACCAGCGGCCCACTGGCGCTGCCCAGGTTGCCCGCCCGGTCGACCGCCAGTGCCGACACGCGCCAATTTGTGATGGTATCACCAGTGGAAAACATCAGCCGGGCGTGGCCACCAGGATCGGTGACGATCTCAGGGTTCCAGTAAAGGGTTTGCGGGAAACGCTGTCTGATAATCGGTAGCGCATCCGGGGGAATGGGTTCCGGTGTCTCAGCTGACGGGGTTCCACCATCGCCAAGACTGAATTCACCAACCGCAGCTTCCGGTAAAGGTGGCGGAGCAGGCGTGTCTGTCGGTTGCGGTGTTGGCGTCGACGTTGCTGTGGTCGGCGTGGCGCTTGCTGTGGCAGCGACCGATCGAGCGCGCGGTGTCAACCCGGTGACCTGCGCTGCGGCTGCGGGAACCGGCATTGCTGTGGGAAGTGGCGTGCTGGCCGGTGGAGGTTCTGGTGCCGCCATTGCTGCAGGCGTACTGGTAGCTTGTTGTGACATGTTGCGTAGCGCGGGCGTAGGTGCCACGGAGTCGGCTGCCTTTTGCGTGACAGCTTCTTCTTCGGTTACAGGTTGTGGTTCGGCAACGGGCGCCATTGCCGGCTCTGCGGGCATGGGCGCTTCTTCCCTGGCCGCCTCCATCAGGGGTTCAACCCCGCTCTCATCTGCCATGGTTGCCTCTGGTTCGGACGCCATCCCGGAGTCGGATTGTAGCGGGAGAACTTCTTCCACGGCTTCCTGGGCTGTCTCAACGGCCGCGCCTGTACTGTCAGAAGCCTCCAGGTTTTCCATCGACGCGGGCTCTTCGGCGGGAGAGGCCGGTGCCGCTGCCTGCTCTGTCCCCGTGGCACAGCCGAGCAACAGGTTTCCTTGCAGGATGCTGAGGGATGGCCCGGTTGTCCGCTGAACCAGGTCGCCGCCGGGAAGATCACTGGCCTGGAATGCCAGCACCATGGGGATGAGCAAAACGACCAGCAAGAGCAACAGGGCGCCGACCGTGCGCCGGCCCTCCAGGCGCAGCCCCCAGGCGAAGAGCAGGGTTGCAGCCAGCAGAACGCCGAATCCTATCGCCAGCAGGGTGGTCCAGGCTGTCGATAGGTCGGCCCCTTGACTCAGGGCGAATGCCAACAGGCCCAGCAGCAGGGGATAGACCAGCAATAGCAGCCCGATATATTGGGCCCGTTGATCAAGCTGCTGCCAGCCGTAGAGGATCAGGGCCACCAGGACCAGCAGCGAAAGCGCCGCGGATGTGGCGAACACGATCAAAGCTGTGTCATCGCTAACCATGCCCAGCACCGCTTGAACGGCGATGTAGAGACCCGCACCGATGACAGCCAGGATCAGAAGGGAGAGCAGCATGCGGGTCGCGGCCTGCCCCAGTACACCACTTCTCCGGAGACCGAAGAGTACAATTGCTGCCAGCATCAATGGGATTAATACCAGCGCTACACTTAGTCCCAAACTCAGCCGGCCAAACGTCGTTTCACGCCCCTGGTTGGCCGCAACCCGAGCATTCTCGTCGACGGCGGAGGCGGCCAGCGTAAAATCCTGGCCGCGATAGGTTGCCCAGCTGGCCTTGGCCGATTGCTGTTGGGCCTCCTGCAGGTCCTGCCCCCCGGCAGTGGTTGAGAGGGGGGCATCGGATAGATCGACTCCCTGGGCTTCCAGGGCCTTGTCCAGAAGGAAATAGACGCGGGCAAACCCAGGCTCATACTCTCGCTGGGCAAACGCCGACTCGTTGACCACCGAGAGTCCCACGGCTGCCTGCACCCCCTGGCCCGCCAGATCGGTCTGGATGTCGAGGTTGGCCGATTCTCCGGGCCGGTACTCCGAACGGCCGGTAGCCAGGGAAACCTGTAACTCCTCAGGCGCATCGACGAGGACGACCGCCGCGTCCCGCAGAATGTTGTCGTCCGAGGTGACCTGGTAAGCATTGAGTTCAAGGGTTCCTGCCAGGTCCGGTGTCAGGTCGATCGCCACGGTGGCATGGCCATCCTCAGGAACTGCCGATCGGGTCATCAACGTCTGTCCATCCTTGATGAGGTCCAGGTAGATGGCGTTCCCGGCGCCAGTTGCCAGCACCTCGACATTCAGCGTGTCGCCAACGCGGAAGATCGCCCGGTCGGTGCGCAACAACAAGGTCTCTTGTGCCTCATCTAGGGGCAGTGTGGTGGCGGTGCTGCCAGTATTGCCAACCGCATCGGTTGCCTTGACTGATACCGTCCGCTGGTCGAGCGCGTCGGCTGATGGGCCGCG
This DNA window, taken from Chloroflexota bacterium, encodes the following:
- a CDS encoding MaoC/PaaZ C-terminal domain-containing protein, with the translated sequence MSELKAPTGLFFEDYLIDGSIVSQGRTITETDIVNFAAFSGDWNPLHIDAEVAGESQFGERIAHGLLVLSIASGLSERLGFLGGNVLFFKELIWQFRAAVMMGDTIRVKATVSELRPVPRLGGGYVTFKVQVLNQADKVVQRGSWILLIKSKEE
- a CDS encoding tetratricopeptide repeat protein; this translates as MKRNTIIAILAGLLLVAGLVTATSAMSPAVEIDERMVAAANQLYRSGHHSESAQLYEQLVEQGARDSGLFYNLGNAYFQQGDRERAILNYERALQLAPRDADIRHNLDLARAEAGSLPWQEAEGPLDTLAEVSRRWLTVDELAMIALSAWFFLGFLIFLRRQKRSGDMPALLRYGTLVVLVLLLVSALSLGSRLVSGQIQPGGVIVASQVALSDSPGRRPVVVGERWSSGGGPLSVVGGLSSAGGSPQL
- a CDS encoding MG2 domain-containing protein, coding for MPDHQDMPHVEGDLLAYLDGELSPAEKIAVEAHLADCLSCSANLAELQALQAGLTEVVPAVYEIVQLSPEAAARIRDALAAERARPSDQGALAGLWDALVTLFQPLSKAAIPLIALFFALLSFNAALLPQQAGVHEAVVLGQNTFTPGTEGAVRVVVQEGASNQPIANAQVAVQFRQAGQARTVYTGKTDSTGSAPVQFAVPDDWTGDAELVVATGSDLGEAEISQPVQLARSYRLLLGSDKPVYQPGETIHMRSLALGKVDGLPAAGTVTRFEVLDPSGAPLMMQDVPASEFGITATDMALDDASPEGQYQLRAVLQDTLSELSVLVSRTGPPEFRVDVKADAPYYLPGNQVSGQVNAAYFFGKPVSEANVSLRLVGSQFAEDPTQAVEELFIQEASGQTDSSGTFAFAIPLPDLPKHAFGPDGTLDLALEATVTDSTGRTEFGWQRLVMAEQPILIDVVPEGGTLRSDVENILYVLTTYPDGRPAVTLLSVQIADGSVIQESTSDFGLAEVRYTPRGPSADALDQRTVSVKATDAVGNTGSTATTLPLDEAQETLLLRTDRAIFRVGDTLNVEVLATGAGNAIYLDLIKDGQTLMTRSAVPEDGHATVAIDLTPDLAGTLELNAYQVTSDDNILRDAAVVLVDAPEELQVSLATGRSEYRPGESANLDIQTDLAGQGVQAAVGLSVVNESAFAQREYEPGFARVYFLLDKALEAQGVDLSDAPLSTTAGGQDLQEAQQQSAKASWATYRGQDFTLAASAVDENARVAANQGRETTFGRLSLGLSVALVLIPLMLAAIVLFGLRRSGVLGQAATRMLLSLLILAVIGAGLYIAVQAVLGMVSDDTALIVFATSAALSLLVLVALILYGWQQLDQRAQYIGLLLLVYPLLLGLLAFALSQGADLSTAWTTLLAIGFGVLLAATLLFAWGLRLEGRRTVGALLLLLVVLLIPMVLAFQASDLPGGDLVQRTTGPSLSILQGNLLLGCATGTEQAAAPASPAEEPASMENLEASDSTGAAVETAQEAVEEVLPLQSDSGMASEPEATMADESGVEPLMEAAREEAPMPAEPAMAPVAEPQPVTEEEAVTQKAADSVAPTPALRNMSQQATSTPAAMAAPEPPPASTPLPTAMPVPAAAAQVTGLTPRARSVAATASATPTTATSTPTPQPTDTPAPPPLPEAAVGEFSLGDGGTPSAETPEPIPPDALPIIRQRFPQTLYWNPEIVTDPGGHARLMFSTGDTITNWRVSALAVDRAGNLGSASGPLVVFQPLFLEPDFPGEMSVGESLFAPVRIYNYSAQAMTVSLAAQATDGMNVRVPEQAIHVPANEVVTAAVGLEAGAAGEQTVIIAVVHEGVQDARRTLIQVGPGP